The proteins below are encoded in one region of Maribacter aestuarii:
- a CDS encoding TonB-dependent receptor domain-containing protein: MKQKFTWMLTPLLVLFISFSYAQEKTVSGVVTDQSGLPLPGVSVVEVGTTNGTQTDFDGNFTINVAEGQVLRFSYLGQKTVSRTVGASNTLNIEMVEDAQALEEVIVTGQGSGIARRKLSTTVDVLDAEDIDKLPANQIDQLLQSTTPSAQIRLSSGQPGTAAIIRTRGPISAASSATPVVIIDGVRVDNLNSNPELGIATGGANVSALADIPVESIERIEYIKGGAATTLYGADAANGIIQIITKKGKDGTSTAFFESNVGAIKATTDFLRYDRTAEAIFRPGWSQQYRAGLSGGSEKFTYNFAGSLYKDDSYNDINEQIRRNFTFGLTAKVTDKLRYQGSFSFVNFESNLDYNANTSFSRFSGIEGSARGNTEEISDADWQDELARYARIGQLVDITSTTNRITASNKFIYDITDNLQANATIGIDNRNTVQEELLSNALQVELGAIAPGTTDQGELSRVLRSAFTLTTDFNLTHRANTDNFSFVTILGGQFFRTSDRQNRLDGSGGVDGTRSLNNFSEQIFEDFVLENANYGLYFLENIGIYNVAFLEFGGRLDQNTASGADTDPLLLPKIGLTYNLSDHDFYINSGISDVVSTIKLRANYGEATNFAQPFSQDRTFAQNPFLGNPSFTFDNQGNDELVSERVRTTEFGLELGFFSNRLFLSGTRYIGITEDALFTPQDPPSSGQANQIQNIGEVENKGYEFALNATPIQTEKHSLSINLSYNTNENLVTDAGGAPAFVVGGFTVLGSVVEEGQSLGYLRGTAAILQDDGTYAFEPNTALGDTFAPKFGSMGLNYTYGDFNFFATADYQFGGKITDLSFLLRHLRGTDDTGIPEELIGTTSPFNYVNFFVFDNDFLKVRNIGASYNFGDIAKPLFSNIRLGVTVTNPFNWTAGTFDPETTGSGIAAQNGFASGGFAYGTESAPRTYVASLRFEF; this comes from the coding sequence ATGAAACAGAAGTTTACATGGATGTTAACACCGTTGTTGGTGTTGTTCATCTCATTTTCCTACGCTCAGGAAAAAACAGTTTCCGGTGTTGTTACCGACCAAAGTGGATTGCCTTTACCGGGCGTATCCGTTGTTGAGGTAGGAACTACAAACGGAACCCAAACCGATTTTGATGGAAATTTTACCATTAATGTTGCAGAGGGACAAGTATTACGATTCAGTTATCTTGGTCAGAAGACCGTAAGCAGAACGGTCGGAGCCTCCAACACATTAAACATTGAAATGGTGGAAGATGCACAGGCTTTGGAAGAGGTTATTGTGACCGGTCAGGGTTCAGGTATTGCTAGAAGAAAGTTATCAACTACAGTGGACGTTTTAGATGCTGAGGATATTGATAAGCTTCCAGCAAATCAAATAGACCAATTATTACAGTCAACTACCCCAAGTGCCCAAATACGTTTGAGCTCAGGACAACCGGGTACAGCGGCTATTATCAGAACAAGGGGTCCAATTTCTGCGGCTTCCTCCGCAACACCTGTGGTTATTATTGATGGTGTTCGGGTTGATAATTTGAACTCCAATCCTGAACTAGGTATTGCTACTGGTGGGGCGAATGTTTCGGCATTGGCTGATATTCCGGTAGAGTCTATTGAGAGAATTGAATATATTAAAGGTGGTGCTGCTACAACTTTATACGGAGCGGATGCTGCAAATGGTATTATTCAAATCATCACCAAAAAAGGTAAGGACGGTACAAGTACGGCGTTCTTTGAAAGTAATGTGGGCGCCATTAAGGCAACAACGGATTTCTTAAGATATGATAGAACGGCAGAGGCAATCTTCAGACCAGGTTGGTCTCAGCAATACAGAGCCGGATTAAGCGGTGGTTCCGAGAAATTTACTTATAATTTTGCTGGTAGTTTATATAAGGACGACAGTTACAATGATATCAATGAGCAGATAAGAAGGAATTTCACCTTTGGCTTAACAGCTAAGGTGACGGATAAATTAAGATATCAAGGTTCGTTCTCTTTTGTAAATTTCGAGTCTAACTTGGATTACAATGCGAATACCAGTTTTTCTAGATTTTCCGGTATAGAAGGTTCTGCGCGAGGTAATACTGAGGAAATTAGTGATGCTGATTGGCAAGATGAGTTGGCTAGGTATGCTCGTATAGGACAACTGGTAGATATAACGAGTACCACAAATCGTATTACCGCCTCTAACAAGTTTATTTATGATATTACTGATAACCTGCAAGCAAATGCTACGATTGGTATAGATAATAGGAATACGGTTCAAGAAGAGCTGTTAAGCAATGCCCTTCAAGTTGAATTAGGGGCTATTGCTCCGGGAACTACGGATCAAGGTGAACTTTCAAGGGTTTTGAGGTCGGCATTTACGTTAACTACCGATTTTAACCTTACCCATAGAGCCAACACGGATAATTTTTCTTTCGTTACAATTTTAGGTGGACAGTTTTTTAGAACTTCAGACAGGCAAAATAGATTAGATGGCTCTGGCGGTGTCGATGGAACACGTTCGCTGAATAACTTCTCTGAACAAATTTTTGAGGATTTTGTTTTGGAAAATGCAAACTATGGTTTGTATTTCTTGGAAAACATTGGTATTTATAATGTGGCTTTCTTGGAATTTGGAGGTAGATTGGATCAGAACACTGCTTCTGGAGCTGACACTGACCCATTGTTGTTGCCTAAAATTGGTTTGACTTATAACTTAAGCGATCATGATTTTTATATAAATTCTGGCATTAGTGATGTGGTTTCAACTATAAAACTAAGAGCAAACTATGGGGAAGCTACAAACTTCGCGCAGCCTTTTTCTCAGGACAGGACATTTGCTCAAAACCCGTTCCTAGGCAATCCGTCATTTACATTTGATAATCAAGGTAATGATGAGTTGGTGTCAGAGCGTGTAAGAACGACAGAATTTGGTCTGGAGCTTGGATTTTTTAGTAATAGATTGTTCTTAAGTGGAACAAGATATATTGGTATTACGGAAGATGCTTTATTTACTCCTCAGGACCCACCGTCTTCAGGACAAGCCAATCAAATTCAGAATATCGGAGAGGTAGAGAACAAGGGATATGAATTTGCCTTAAATGCTACCCCAATACAGACGGAGAAGCATAGTTTGAGTATAAACTTATCCTATAATACGAATGAAAATTTAGTAACCGATGCCGGTGGAGCCCCTGCATTTGTGGTCGGTGGATTTACGGTTCTGGGTTCTGTAGTTGAAGAAGGTCAGAGTTTAGGGTATTTGAGAGGTACCGCAGCTATATTGCAAGATGACGGCACGTATGCTTTTGAGCCAAATACTGCCCTTGGAGATACGTTTGCTCCTAAATTTGGTTCAATGGGATTGAACTATACTTATGGGGATTTTAATTTCTTTGCAACTGCTGATTATCAATTTGGCGGAAAAATCACAGATTTAAGTTTCTTGTTGAGGCACTTACGTGGAACGGATGATACAGGTATACCAGAAGAGCTAATTGGGACGACCTCTCCGTTTAATTATGTAAACTTCTTTGTTTTTGACAATGACTTCTTAAAAGTCAGAAATATAGGGGCTTCTTACAATTTTGGTGATATCGCTAAGCCTTTGTTTAGTAATATTCGTTTAGGAGTTACCGTGACAAACCCTTTCAATTGGACAGCTGGTACATTTGATCCTGAAACCACAGGTTCAGGTATTGCTGCTCAAAATGGTTTTGCAAGTGGTGGTTTTGCCTACGGTACAGAATCGGCACCAAGAACTTACGTAGCTTCATTAAGATTTGAATTTTAA